One Tamlana carrageenivorans genomic region harbors:
- a CDS encoding SIR2 family protein yields MEIFEAANNRIYIGNLDKLPEWTDDNNQQKAIDKVKLMLKNYLELDNVSFLFGSGSSIHLGAVAIRNFPVEVEDFIKNKSGTGANQIEGLYEEFIHAIKALQAKWLSDSSSKISDNEDGDKILTEANNWTYILKDDILRDTGSKEIATEFERVLNYLIAKDYVLDEDKATDRTDQLKELIIAIKEGLFEVCDIEKRETPSYLIEKKSNSEYSQQQKHGEFLKGNNKYVFHEKFIKSLLQRPLNLRRANVFTANYDLAFEYAFDRLGVHYIDGFSGFHKRFFKPETFEYDIFYPGSTTSGKVQRIEKVVRYFKLHGSLSWVNSEKRDATNLYGIEEMPLRLISKLDKKGEIIVYPTAIKKSYTLDLPYSELFRQFASTITQSQSVLITVGYAFADDHFNDIIFQALSNPTFTLIIVDFNGTKNNPNIERIKDLNDSRIIILQGSFFGDFLTLADTLMPDFNGVDTKVKVAQTLNDYFDNSKKDKE; encoded by the coding sequence ATGGAAATTTTTGAAGCAGCAAATAATAGGATTTACATCGGAAATCTTGATAAACTCCCCGAATGGACTGATGATAACAATCAGCAAAAAGCAATTGATAAAGTAAAGTTAATGCTCAAAAATTATCTTGAACTAGATAATGTGAGTTTCTTGTTTGGTTCAGGATCTTCAATTCACTTAGGAGCTGTTGCAATCAGAAATTTCCCAGTTGAAGTTGAAGATTTTATTAAAAATAAAAGTGGAACTGGTGCTAATCAGATAGAAGGATTATATGAAGAGTTTATTCATGCAATTAAAGCTCTTCAAGCTAAATGGTTAAGTGACTCTAGTTCCAAAATATCAGACAATGAGGATGGCGATAAAATTTTAACGGAAGCCAATAATTGGACATACATCCTTAAAGACGATATTCTTAGAGATACAGGGTCGAAGGAAATTGCTACTGAGTTTGAAAGGGTATTAAACTACCTAATTGCAAAAGACTATGTCCTAGATGAAGACAAAGCTACTGATAGAACAGATCAATTAAAAGAGTTGATTATTGCAATTAAAGAGGGCTTGTTTGAAGTATGTGATATTGAAAAAAGAGAAACCCCATCTTATCTGATTGAAAAGAAAAGCAATAGTGAATATTCTCAACAGCAAAAACACGGGGAATTCCTAAAAGGGAACAATAAATATGTTTTTCATGAAAAATTTATAAAGTCACTTCTTCAAAGACCCTTAAATCTTAGAAGAGCTAATGTTTTTACTGCAAATTATGATTTAGCATTCGAGTATGCTTTTGATAGATTAGGAGTACATTATATTGATGGGTTTTCAGGGTTTCATAAGCGATTTTTTAAGCCTGAAACATTTGAATATGATATATTCTATCCAGGTTCTACTACCTCTGGTAAAGTACAACGGATTGAAAAGGTTGTGCGGTATTTTAAACTTCATGGTTCGCTTTCATGGGTGAATTCTGAAAAAAGAGATGCAACGAATTTGTATGGCATTGAAGAAATGCCATTACGTCTAATTTCTAAACTGGACAAGAAAGGAGAAATAATAGTTTATCCTACAGCAATTAAAAAATCCTATACATTGGATTTGCCATATTCAGAGTTGTTTAGACAATTTGCTTCTACAATAACACAATCTCAATCAGTACTTATTACAGTTGGGTATGCTTTTGCTGATGATCACTTCAACGACATTATTTTTCAGGCGTTATCAAACCCAACCTTTACTCTGATAATCGTTGATTTTAATGGAACAAAGAATAATCCAAATATTGAAAGAATAAAGGATTTAAATGATTCTCGGATTATTATTCTTCAAGGTTCATTTTTTGGAGATTTCTTAACTCTGGCAGACACCTTGATGCCTGACTTCAATGGTGTTGATACTAAGGTGAAAGTTGCTCAAACACTTAATGATTATTTCGATAATTCTAAAAAAGATAAGGAATGA
- a CDS encoding type I restriction endonuclease subunit R: MTFTSEAAFEEALIQSLTQKGWENKVIKYPTEQDLIDNWAHILFENNRGIDRLNDFPLTKGEMDQILEQITELKTPLKLNGFINGKSVSIKRDNLDDKAHFGKEISLKIYDRHEIAAGQSRYQIVQQPQFKSKSKILNDRRGDLILLINGMPLIHIELKKSGVPVSQAYHQIEKYSRQGIFTGLFSLVQLFVAMEPEETKYFANAGTDGKFNSDFYFNWADVNNEPLNNWQDIASSFLSIPMAHQLIGFYTVPDDTDGVLKVMRSYQYYAANAISDKVAKNDWSAKNSLGGYIWHTTGSGKTMTSFKSAQLIANSKDADKVIFLMDRIELGTQSLNEYRGFADEGDDVQGTENTDVLISKLKSDKASEVLIVTSIQKMSNIKDEGGLNARDLKIMSSKRIVFIIDEAHRSTFGDMLLTVKDTFPSAIFFGFTGTPIDDENQKKGNTTIDIFGNELHRYTIADGIRDGNVLGFDPYKVMTYRDKDLREAVALSKAKASSVKEALADPNKKKTFNKYMKEVNMAGDFDASGRYISGIEDFLPRAQYNRDEHCEQVVNDIIDNWMILSDDGKFHAIFATSSIADAINYFHRFRIAKPDLKITALFDPHIDNEGNTEYKEEGLVDIITAYNELFNQDFKLATHAKFKKDIADRLAHKKAYARIANTPEEKLDILIVVDQMLTGFDSKWVNTLYLDKVLEYENIIQAFSRTNRLFNHDEKPHGTIRYYRKPHTMERNIKRAIKLYSGDRVRGLFVEKLPFNLKAMNHTFDEIFQLYQTARVENFEKLPEDLSERGRFASLFKEFNLYLEAARLQGFKWQKLKYSFDTEDENKKEVIELAINENTYLILALRYKELFSETGGGGGSSDVPYEIEGYLTEINTDKIDADYMNTRFEKYLRSLNDENQNKEELQKTLNELHKTFASLTQEEQKFAGIFLRDVQRGDAKIVEGKSFKDYVIEYQSSAKSDQIHKISEALGLDESKLRAMIESGVTEKNLNEFGRFDKLKATIDKAKAKEYIEKLEGVELPLRKVNIKAQGLLKQFIIEGGFEI; encoded by the coding sequence ATGACTTTTACATCAGAAGCAGCATTTGAAGAAGCCCTTATCCAATCCTTAACTCAAAAAGGTTGGGAAAACAAGGTGATTAAATACCCTACAGAGCAAGATTTAATTGATAACTGGGCACACATTCTTTTTGAAAATAACCGTGGTATAGACCGCCTAAATGATTTCCCACTCACTAAAGGTGAGATGGATCAAATTTTAGAGCAAATCACCGAGCTAAAAACACCACTAAAGCTGAATGGGTTTATCAATGGGAAATCTGTGTCAATTAAAAGAGACAACCTTGACGATAAAGCCCACTTCGGGAAAGAAATAAGCCTTAAAATATACGACCGTCACGAAATTGCAGCAGGTCAAAGCAGGTACCAAATTGTTCAGCAACCACAGTTCAAGAGCAAATCAAAAATTCTAAATGATAGACGAGGCGACTTAATATTACTCATCAACGGTATGCCACTTATTCATATAGAGTTGAAGAAAAGCGGTGTCCCTGTATCACAAGCATACCACCAAATCGAAAAATACTCGAGACAAGGCATTTTTACAGGCTTATTTTCTTTGGTGCAACTGTTTGTGGCCATGGAGCCAGAAGAAACGAAGTACTTTGCGAATGCAGGTACAGATGGTAAATTTAATTCCGATTTTTACTTCAACTGGGCAGATGTAAACAACGAACCCCTCAACAACTGGCAGGATATAGCTTCATCATTCTTGTCAATACCAATGGCTCACCAGTTGATTGGCTTCTATACAGTACCTGATGATACAGATGGAGTGCTTAAAGTTATGCGTAGCTACCAATACTATGCTGCAAATGCTATATCTGATAAAGTAGCCAAAAATGACTGGTCGGCTAAAAATTCCTTAGGTGGTTACATTTGGCATACTACGGGTTCAGGTAAAACCATGACCAGTTTTAAATCGGCACAGCTCATTGCCAATTCTAAAGATGCCGATAAAGTCATCTTTTTAATGGACAGGATAGAACTAGGTACGCAATCGCTAAACGAATACCGAGGTTTTGCAGATGAAGGAGACGATGTACAAGGAACAGAAAACACAGATGTATTGATCTCGAAGCTAAAGAGCGATAAAGCATCCGAAGTATTGATTGTTACCTCTATCCAAAAGATGAGTAACATCAAAGACGAAGGTGGGTTGAATGCTCGTGATCTTAAAATAATGAGTAGCAAAAGGATTGTGTTCATTATTGACGAGGCACATCGCTCCACTTTTGGGGATATGCTTTTAACAGTAAAAGATACCTTCCCATCTGCAATCTTTTTTGGTTTTACGGGAACACCTATTGATGATGAAAATCAAAAAAAGGGAAATACTACAATTGATATTTTCGGAAATGAACTACACAGATATACCATAGCAGATGGTATTAGAGATGGTAATGTATTAGGTTTTGATCCTTACAAAGTAATGACTTATCGTGATAAGGATTTACGTGAAGCGGTGGCTCTTTCAAAAGCTAAAGCATCAAGTGTAAAAGAGGCACTTGCCGACCCGAACAAAAAGAAAACCTTCAACAAGTACATGAAGGAAGTTAATATGGCTGGAGACTTTGATGCTTCTGGTAGATATATCAGTGGAATTGAAGACTTTTTGCCAAGAGCTCAATACAACAGAGATGAGCATTGTGAGCAGGTAGTGAATGACATTATTGATAACTGGATGATATTGAGTGATGATGGTAAGTTCCATGCCATTTTTGCTACAAGCAGTATTGCAGATGCCATTAATTATTTTCACCGCTTCAGAATTGCAAAACCAGATTTAAAAATTACAGCACTCTTTGATCCTCACATTGATAATGAAGGAAATACAGAGTATAAAGAAGAAGGTTTAGTTGACATCATTACTGCGTATAACGAGCTATTTAATCAAGATTTTAAGCTAGCAACACACGCTAAATTCAAAAAGGACATTGCCGATAGATTAGCTCACAAAAAGGCGTACGCAAGAATTGCTAACACTCCAGAAGAAAAGCTCGATATTTTAATAGTTGTTGATCAAATGCTGACAGGGTTTGATTCTAAATGGGTGAACACTTTGTATTTAGACAAAGTGCTAGAATACGAAAATATCATACAAGCATTTTCACGAACTAACAGACTTTTCAACCATGACGAAAAACCACATGGTACAATAAGATATTATCGCAAGCCTCACACAATGGAAAGAAACATCAAGAGGGCGATAAAACTATATTCTGGCGACAGAGTAAGAGGTCTTTTTGTTGAAAAACTCCCCTTCAATTTAAAAGCGATGAATCACACATTTGATGAAATTTTTCAATTGTATCAAACCGCTAGAGTTGAAAATTTTGAAAAGTTACCAGAGGACTTATCCGAAAGAGGGAGATTCGCCTCACTATTTAAAGAGTTTAACCTGTACCTAGAGGCAGCACGGCTACAAGGGTTCAAATGGCAAAAGCTCAAATATTCCTTTGATACAGAGGATGAAAATAAAAAGGAGGTAATAGAATTAGCCATTAATGAGAATACCTACCTGATATTGGCATTGCGTTACAAAGAGCTTTTTAGCGAAACTGGAGGTGGTGGCGGTAGTTCAGATGTTCCGTATGAGATAGAAGGTTATTTGACAGAAATCAACACAGACAAGATAGATGCTGATTACATGAATACTCGCTTTGAAAAATATCTTCGATCTCTGAATGATGAAAACCAAAACAAAGAAGAACTTCAAAAAACATTAAATGAACTACATAAAACCTTTGCTTCTCTAACACAAGAGGAACAGAAGTTCGCTGGTATTTTCTTAAGAGACGTACAACGTGGAGATGCCAAAATTGTAGAAGGCAAATCATTCAAAGACTATGTGATTGAATATCAATCAAGTGCCAAGAGTGATCAAATCCATAAAATATCCGAAGCTCTCGGACTTGACGAGTCAAAACTTAGAGCAATGATTGAGTCTGGTGTTACAGAAAAGAATCTTAACGAATTTGGACGTTTTGATAAGTTGAAAGCGACTATCGATAAAGCTAAAGCAAAGGAATATATCGAGAAACTAGAGGGTGTTGAACTTCCACTACGTAAAGTAAATATTAAAGCACAAGGACTATTAAAGCAGTTTATAATTGAGGGAGGATTTGAAATATAG
- a CDS encoding restriction endonuclease subunit S yields the protein MEDKKKSPELRFAGFTEDWEEHQLGELIDITSAARVHKNEWTKAGVPFFRSSDVVSDHKGTENTKAYISKELYDELSNKIGKVQKNDLLITGGGSIGIPYLIKSNDPLYFKDADLLWLKNGNKINGQFLYEFFSTKTFRNYVEKITHIGTISHYTVEQAKGTPISLPCRDEQDRVGGFIAEIDNLLQIHQKKHNRLVTLKKSMLEKMFPKEGQSVPEIRFKGFKGDWEEARLNQIATYQSSSLTVGDALPKGKYELYDANSLIGYTNEDPLSEDYLTIIKDGSGVGRLRVLTKNTSFIATLGAIVPNKEIDLIFLLCCLLNTDFNSHIIGATIPHVYFSSYGEVVYRVPSFEEQEKIGCYFKNLDTLITNHNKQLQKLNNFKQSLSEKMFV from the coding sequence ATGGAAGACAAAAAGAAAAGTCCTGAGCTTCGTTTTGCCGGCTTTACAGAAGATTGGGAAGAACACCAACTAGGAGAACTTATTGATATCACATCGGCTGCTAGAGTTCACAAAAACGAGTGGACCAAGGCAGGAGTACCATTCTTTCGGTCAAGTGACGTTGTATCAGACCACAAAGGAACTGAGAATACCAAGGCTTATATTTCTAAGGAGCTATATGATGAACTATCAAATAAAATTGGTAAAGTTCAAAAGAATGATCTCTTAATAACAGGTGGCGGGTCTATAGGCATTCCTTACCTGATAAAAAGTAATGATCCATTATACTTTAAAGATGCTGATCTTCTTTGGTTAAAGAATGGAAACAAGATAAATGGTCAATTCTTGTATGAATTTTTTTCTACAAAGACATTTAGAAATTATGTTGAGAAAATAACTCATATAGGGACAATTTCTCATTACACTGTTGAACAAGCAAAAGGCACTCCTATATCATTACCATGTCGTGATGAACAAGACCGAGTAGGTGGTTTCATTGCTGAAATTGATAATTTATTACAGATACACCAAAAGAAGCACAATCGCCTGGTTACCCTTAAAAAATCTATGCTGGAAAAGATGTTTCCTAAAGAAGGGCAATCTGTTCCCGAAATTAGATTTAAAGGTTTTAAGGGGGATTGGGAAGAGGCAAGGTTAAATCAAATAGCAACTTATCAGTCTTCTTCACTAACAGTAGGCGATGCATTACCAAAAGGAAAGTACGAACTTTATGATGCGAACTCTTTAATTGGGTACACTAATGAAGATCCTTTATCGGAAGATTATCTCACTATTATCAAGGATGGTTCTGGAGTTGGTCGTTTGAGAGTTCTTACAAAAAACACAAGTTTCATTGCCACGTTAGGTGCAATTGTACCTAATAAGGAAATCGACTTAATTTTTCTGCTGTGTTGCCTATTAAATACAGATTTTAATTCACATATAATAGGTGCTACTATACCTCATGTTTATTTCAGTAGTTATGGTGAAGTTGTTTATCGTGTTCCGTCATTTGAAGAACAGGAGAAAATCGGTTGCTATTTCAAGAATCTTGACACATTGATCACTAATCACAACAAACAACTCCAAAAACTCAACAATTTCAAACAATCCCTTTCAGAAAAGATGTTTGTCTAA
- a CDS encoding type I restriction-modification system subunit M, producing MNKQQLAAKIWASANQMRSKIEANEYKDYILGLIFYKYLSEKQTQFAYKEDWEKEDLKELKEEDEETVKHFKGNLGYFIAYDNLFSTWIEKGKDFDVSNLRDALSAFNRQISVKHKKLFDGIFNTLETGLSKLGESAAKQTKAVADLLELIQDIPMHGKQDYDVLGFIYEYLIGMFAANAGKKAGEFYTPHEVSVLMSDIIADHLKDRSEIEIYDPTSGSGSLLINIGDSVARHMDNKNNIKFYAQELKQNTYNLTRMNLVMRGIKPDNIFTRNGDTLEEDWPMFDENDPINSYHALYVDAVVSNPPYSQKWDSANKDADARYRRYGLAPKGKADYAFLLHDLYHIKPNGIMAVVLPHGVLFRGGEEGAIRKNLIEENNIDAIIGLPPAVFFGTGIPTVIMILKQKRENTDVLIVDASKNFIKEGKNNKLQASDIKRVVDTVVQRKTIPKYSRVVERDEIRENAYNLNIPRYVDSSAAPESWDIYASMFGGIPTKEIDELYNYWKAFDGLKSTLFSNKTEVNCELKVDDVNAAIHEHESVQTFISQYNKSFSSFSEFLKKELLDNMLTLSISKQETLLSNDIFKRLEPIPLIDKYEAYQLLDDKWGVMEVDLEIIQTEGFEATKVVDPNMVIKKKDGKDQEIQEGWIGRVLPFELVQETYLKDELQSLRAKERRLEEIGAELEELIDSFSEEEKEEDTFKETGDAFVNAQVTKLAKELKQEEKKNGTFEADSYEFKILAAEKLITEEKELKKAIKEEDTALHNLTKTTIEQLEDEQVYVLLELKWVKPLVDALYNMPMAIVDTLTDKVQALAERYAITYSDVANDINKAENSLASLIGELDGNKHDMEGLNELKKLLKSED from the coding sequence ATGAATAAACAACAATTAGCAGCTAAGATTTGGGCTTCTGCCAATCAAATGCGATCAAAGATCGAAGCTAACGAATATAAAGACTACATCTTAGGTTTAATTTTTTATAAGTATTTGTCTGAAAAACAAACCCAGTTTGCATATAAAGAAGATTGGGAAAAAGAAGACCTAAAAGAACTCAAAGAAGAGGATGAGGAAACTGTAAAGCACTTTAAAGGAAACCTTGGTTATTTCATTGCTTATGATAATCTGTTTAGTACTTGGATCGAAAAAGGAAAGGATTTCGATGTGTCTAATTTACGTGACGCACTGTCTGCATTTAACAGGCAAATCAGTGTTAAACACAAAAAACTGTTTGACGGAATTTTCAACACACTTGAAACAGGGTTAAGCAAACTTGGTGAAAGTGCAGCTAAACAAACCAAGGCAGTAGCTGATCTATTGGAATTAATTCAAGATATTCCAATGCATGGTAAACAAGACTATGATGTGCTTGGATTCATCTATGAATATTTGATTGGGATGTTCGCTGCCAATGCAGGTAAAAAGGCGGGTGAATTTTACACCCCTCACGAAGTTTCTGTTTTGATGTCTGACATTATTGCTGACCACTTAAAAGATCGTTCTGAAATTGAAATCTATGATCCTACAAGTGGCTCAGGTTCCTTACTTATTAATATAGGTGATAGTGTTGCCCGACATATGGACAACAAGAACAACATCAAGTTTTATGCTCAGGAGTTAAAGCAGAATACATACAACCTCACCAGAATGAATTTGGTGATGCGAGGTATCAAACCTGACAATATATTTACCCGAAACGGTGATACATTAGAAGAAGATTGGCCAATGTTTGATGAAAACGATCCAATCAATTCTTACCATGCGTTATATGTGGATGCTGTGGTTTCTAATCCTCCATATTCTCAAAAATGGGATTCAGCAAACAAAGATGCTGATGCAAGATACCGCAGATATGGACTAGCTCCCAAAGGAAAAGCAGATTATGCTTTCCTTTTGCATGATTTGTACCATATAAAACCTAATGGTATCATGGCAGTAGTCTTACCTCACGGGGTACTTTTCCGTGGTGGTGAAGAAGGTGCAATTCGGAAAAACTTAATTGAGGAAAATAACATTGATGCAATCATAGGATTGCCTCCTGCTGTTTTCTTTGGTACAGGCATACCTACCGTTATCATGATACTAAAGCAAAAACGAGAAAACACAGATGTGTTGATCGTAGATGCTTCTAAAAACTTCATTAAAGAAGGTAAAAACAACAAGCTGCAAGCTTCCGATATTAAACGAGTAGTAGATACTGTTGTACAACGAAAAACAATTCCTAAATACTCTAGAGTTGTAGAAAGAGATGAAATTCGTGAAAACGCATACAACCTCAATATTCCTCGCTATGTAGATTCTTCCGCTGCTCCTGAAAGTTGGGATATTTATGCTTCTATGTTTGGAGGCATTCCAACTAAAGAAATTGATGAGTTATATAATTATTGGAAAGCATTTGACGGTTTGAAATCAACATTGTTTTCAAACAAAACAGAAGTTAATTGCGAGCTAAAAGTAGATGATGTAAATGCAGCTATTCATGAGCATGAAAGTGTTCAGACGTTTATTAGCCAATACAATAAATCATTTAGTTCGTTTAGTGAATTTCTTAAAAAAGAGTTGTTGGACAATATGCTAACACTCTCCATTTCCAAACAAGAAACGCTATTGAGCAATGATATTTTTAAAAGACTGGAGCCTATTCCTTTGATTGACAAATATGAGGCTTACCAGTTATTGGATGATAAATGGGGAGTAATGGAAGTGGATTTGGAAATCATCCAAACGGAAGGTTTTGAAGCTACTAAAGTGGTTGATCCTAATATGGTTATTAAAAAGAAAGACGGCAAAGACCAAGAAATACAAGAAGGTTGGATTGGTCGTGTTTTACCTTTTGAGTTGGTTCAAGAAACCTATCTTAAAGATGAGCTTCAAAGCCTGCGAGCTAAAGAAAGAAGACTGGAGGAAATTGGTGCTGAATTAGAAGAACTGATTGATTCTTTTAGCGAAGAAGAAAAAGAAGAAGACACCTTTAAAGAAACGGGAGATGCTTTTGTAAATGCTCAAGTAACCAAACTAGCCAAAGAACTAAAACAAGAAGAAAAGAAAAATGGGACATTTGAGGCGGATAGTTATGAGTTTAAAATATTAGCAGCAGAGAAGCTCATTACAGAGGAAAAGGAGCTTAAAAAAGCTATTAAAGAAGAAGATACTGCTTTACACAACTTGACGAAAACTACCATAGAGCAATTAGAAGACGAGCAAGTTTATGTATTGCTCGAGCTTAAATGGGTGAAACCTTTGGTTGATGCCCTCTACAACATGCCTATGGCTATTGTTGATACTTTGACAGATAAGGTTCAAGCCTTAGCAGAACGCTATGCCATTACTTATTCTGATGTAGCCAATGATATTAATAAAGCAGAGAATTCCCTTGCCTCATTGATTGGCGAATTGGATGGCAATAAGCACGACATGGAAGGGCTAAACGAATTGAAAAAACTACTCAAAAGCGAAGACTAA
- the rmuC gene encoding DNA recombination protein RmuC has protein sequence MEIIAIILSALCLVILVILLLKSGKTDDTTPIIEAMRGLLQNELKENRTELSAALKENREELSGGLDKLTQKLEEKLTQISEGLNKNAKDNREELTQSLKSFSDVFSKNVKDFNDLQKQKFDAMATKQDELVKSTELKLEKMRETVDEKLHKTLEERLGQSFKIVSERLEAVQKGLGEMQNLANGVGDLKKVLSNVKTRGVLGEIQLGNILEQIMAPEQYEANVKTKQGSNDHVEFAIKLPGKDDHGKEVYLPIDAKFPQEDYVRLQTAYDEGDAAGVDAANRALVQSIKKFAKDIRDKYIDPPNTTDFGIMFLPIEGLFAEVVRQPEVVALLQREYKIIVTGPTTLAAMLNSLQMGFKTLAIQKRSSEVWQILGAVKTEFGKFGGVLEKAQKKINEANKELDALVGTRTKMMLSKLKKVEELPSAESADLLGEAIEIEEDENQD, from the coding sequence ATGGAAATTATTGCAATCATATTATCGGCTTTATGCCTAGTTATTTTAGTTATTTTACTGCTCAAAAGCGGTAAAACAGATGATACTACGCCTATCATAGAAGCGATGCGTGGTCTGTTGCAAAACGAGTTGAAAGAAAACAGAACTGAGCTTTCTGCTGCTTTAAAAGAAAACCGTGAAGAGCTTTCCGGTGGCTTAGATAAGCTTACACAGAAACTAGAAGAAAAACTAACGCAAATCAGTGAAGGGCTAAATAAAAACGCCAAGGATAATCGTGAAGAGCTTACCCAGTCATTAAAAAGCTTTAGTGATGTATTTAGTAAAAACGTAAAAGACTTCAACGACCTGCAAAAGCAGAAGTTTGATGCCATGGCGACCAAACAAGATGAGTTGGTGAAATCTACCGAATTGAAGTTGGAGAAAATGCGTGAGACAGTAGATGAAAAGCTGCACAAAACATTGGAAGAACGCCTAGGACAATCCTTTAAAATAGTAAGTGAACGATTAGAAGCGGTGCAAAAAGGACTGGGTGAAATGCAAAACCTAGCCAATGGCGTAGGTGATCTTAAAAAAGTATTGAGCAATGTAAAAACCCGTGGCGTGTTGGGTGAAATCCAATTGGGTAATATCTTGGAGCAAATCATGGCTCCCGAACAATACGAAGCCAATGTAAAAACCAAACAAGGTTCTAATGACCATGTGGAGTTTGCGATTAAACTACCGGGTAAAGACGACCATGGCAAAGAGGTTTACTTGCCTATTGATGCCAAGTTCCCACAAGAAGATTATGTACGACTGCAAACCGCTTATGATGAGGGCGATGCTGCCGGTGTAGATGCTGCCAACCGAGCCTTGGTGCAAAGCATTAAAAAGTTTGCAAAAGATATTCGAGACAAATACATTGATCCACCAAATACTACCGATTTTGGTATAATGTTTTTGCCAATTGAAGGCTTGTTTGCCGAAGTAGTTCGCCAGCCTGAAGTTGTGGCATTATTACAGCGTGAATATAAAATTATTGTTACCGGACCAACAACTTTGGCTGCTATGCTGAACAGCTTACAAATGGGCTTCAAAACCTTGGCTATTCAAAAGCGAAGCAGCGAAGTATGGCAAATTTTAGGTGCAGTAAAAACAGAATTTGGAAAGTTTGGCGGTGTACTAGAAAAAGCACAGAAAAAAATTAACGAAGCCAATAAAGAGTTAGACGCATTGGTAGGTACTCGTACCAAAATGATGCTCTCTAAATTGAAAAAAGTAGAAGAACTACCATCTGCTGAAAGTGCAGATTTGTTGGGAGAAGCAATAGAAATTGAAGAAGACGAAAACCAAGATTAA
- a CDS encoding zonular occludens toxin domain-containing protein has product MKKETTNQDIEQKKSNRGRKPITYSKEDLERQPMLVLVCGETGVGKTYRNVTEIRHYMKDDASTGRKGRKVLAFDVNDDDYPMFPTVSPFHIKALTKVQARRIRPIAKSGQNMSIEEKREVVQRMVNQFKNGLLVLEDLDKYMVGAKGQTVVGLLTTNRHNGLDIMISHQSIAKITTTEWQNCTWLRLHHQVDDVSRYESRIPNYFLVRIATYIVDEQYNLANNAFADGSISKDEYKKRRSFFVYVDMRRLKIRGCSRDAFIRSCKKFIDTEDQRKIRMMLQERDHQDKPLYKNRSAATVKLITEYLRHHETGPNSPFAS; this is encoded by the coding sequence ATGAAGAAGGAAACGACTAATCAAGACATAGAACAAAAGAAATCGAACAGAGGCAGAAAGCCTATTACTTATTCTAAAGAGGACTTGGAACGCCAACCCATGTTGGTACTCGTTTGTGGTGAAACCGGTGTAGGTAAAACCTATCGTAATGTTACCGAAATACGCCACTACATGAAAGATGATGCCTCTACCGGACGTAAAGGCAGAAAGGTATTGGCTTTTGATGTGAATGATGACGATTATCCGATGTTTCCAACGGTAAGCCCTTTTCATATCAAAGCCTTAACCAAGGTGCAAGCTCGTAGGATCCGACCAATAGCCAAAAGCGGACAAAACATGAGTATTGAGGAAAAGCGTGAAGTAGTACAACGCATGGTAAACCAATTCAAAAATGGCTTATTAGTATTGGAAGATTTGGATAAATACATGGTAGGTGCAAAAGGTCAAACCGTAGTTGGTTTGCTCACCACCAACCGCCATAATGGACTGGATATTATGATTAGTCACCAGTCCATTGCGAAAATTACCACTACCGAATGGCAAAACTGTACATGGCTCCGTTTGCACCATCAGGTGGATGATGTGTCGAGGTATGAAAGCCGAATCCCCAACTACTTTTTAGTGCGAATTGCGACTTACATTGTAGATGAACAATACAACCTTGCCAACAATGCCTTTGCTGATGGTAGCATCAGTAAAGACGAATACAAAAAACGCAGAAGCTTCTTTGTGTATGTAGATATGCGAAGGCTCAAAATACGAGGTTGCAGCCGTGATGCTTTCATACGTTCCTGCAAGAAATTTATTGACACCGAAGACCAACGCAAAATCCGCATGATGCTTCAAGAAAGAGATCATCAGGATAAGCCCTTGTACAAAAACCGTTCGGCAGCTACCGTAAAACTTATTACCGAGTACCTACGCCACCACGAAACTGGACCGAATTCGCCTTTTGCATCCTAA